The proteins below come from a single Xyrauchen texanus isolate HMW12.3.18 chromosome 1, RBS_HiC_50CHRs, whole genome shotgun sequence genomic window:
- the dapk2a gene encoding death-associated protein kinase 2a, producing MAVFKQQQVENFYEIGEELGSGQFAIVKQCREKSSGRDFAAKFIKKRQSNASRRGVLREEIEREVNILQQIHHPNIVMLHDVYENKTDVVLILELVSGGELFDFLAQKETLSEEEATQFIKQILEGVHYLHTRNIAHFDLKPENIMLLDKNAPLPRIKLIDFGLAHKIAEGVEFKNIFGTPEFVAPEIVNYEPLGLEADMWSVGVITYILLSGASPFLGETKQDTLGNISAMNYEFDDEFFGHTSELAKNFIRQLLEKDTKKRLTIQDTLNHPWIKSNEHKDERSKAPERKRERRQLKTKRLKEYTIKSHSSMPPNNTYINFERFAQLEEEISAMEGTFCQLASAHDSLQEDIDALVSIYNEKEMWYKEESESIRHELSQLRYEFRKVEAQRRAVQEDMRSVDASVSRVSERYKERQTHFEALQKELCAELQWVQEVVGTFQVSFPNCSFSSVFNTDVNEALKELLNRSCGGDLLTGSNQDQQR from the exons ATGGCTGTGTTCAAGCAACAGCAAGTCGAGAATTTCTATGAGATTGGAGAGGAACTTGGAAG TGGACAGTTTGCAATCGTTAAGCAGTGTCGTGAAAAGAGCTCAGGCCGGGATTTTGCAGCCAAGTTCATTAAAAAGCGTCAGAGTAATGCCAGTCGGCGAGGTGTGCTTCGAGAAGAGATTGAGCGAGAGGTCAACATCCTGCAGCAGATTCACCATCCCAATATTGTCATGCTGCATGACGTGTATGAAAACAAGACCGATGTGGTGCTGATTTTGGAGCT GGTGTCTGGAGGGGAGCTTTTTGACTTTCTGGCGCAGAAAGAGACTTTGAGTGAGGAGGAGGCCACACAGTTCATTAAACAGATACTAGAGGGCGTGCATTATCTGCACACAAGGAATATCGCTCATTTTGACCTGAAG CCTGAAAACATCATGCTCCTGGATAAGAATGCCCCTCTACCCCGGATCAAACTCATTGATTTTGGGTTGGCCCACAAAATTGCTGAGGGGGTTGAATTTAAAAACATCTTTGGAACGCCAGAATTTGTTG cTCCTGAAATTGTGAATTATGAACCATTGGGACTAGAAGCAGATATgtg GAGTGTTGGTGTTATTACATATATTCT GTTGAGTGGGGCATCTCCCTTCTTGGGAGAGACAAAACAAGACACTTTGGGAAACATCTCAGCAATGAACTATGAGTTTGATGATGAGTTCTTTGGCCACACCAGTGAGCTTGCCAAGAATTTTATACGACAACTGCTGGAAAAAGACACCAA AAAAAGACTCACGATTCAAGATACGTTGAATCACCCGTGGATAAAG TCTAATGAGCATAAGGACGAACGCAGTAAAGCtccagagaggaagagagagcgTAGGCAGCTGAAGACCAAGCGTCTCAAGGAGTACACCATTAAGTCCCACTCTAGCATGCCCCCTAATAACACCTACATCAACTTTGAACGATTCGCTCAGCTGGAGGAGGAAATCTCGGCTATGGAAGGTACTTTCTGCCAGCTGGCCTCAGCCCACGACTCCCTGCAGGAAGACATTGATGCTCTAGTTTCTATTTACAATGAGAAGGAGATGTGGTACAAAGAAGAGAGCGAGAGCATCCGTCACGAGTTATCCCAACTTCGTTATGAGTTTCGTAAAGTTGAGGCACAGAGGCGGGCCGTTCAGGAAGACATGAGGAGCGTGGATGCCAGTGTGAGCAGAGTTAGTGAGCGATATAAGGAGAGGCAAACACACTTTGAGGCCCTGCAGAAAGAGCTGTGTGCCGAACTGCAGTGGGTTCAGGAAGTGGTGGGCACATTCCAGGTCAGCTTCCCAAACTGTAGCTTTAGCAGCGTGTTCAATACCGATGTCAATGAAGCACTGAAAGAACTGTTGAACAGATCCTGT
- the LOC127644668 gene encoding ras-related protein Rab-8B — protein sequence MRHAQPLPHCGLKSETQVQPHLLCTVSRIPLLCYRAEARWPDTKKYKKEQDMAKTYDYLFKLLLIGDSGVGKTCLLFRFSEDAFNTTFISTIGIDFKIRTIELDGKKIKLQIWDTAGQERFRTITTAYYRGAMGIMLVYDITNEKSFDNIKNWIRNIEEHASSDVERMVLGNKCDMNDKRQVSKERGEKLAIDYGIKFLETSAKSSTNVEEAFVTLARDIMTRLNRKMNENNPAGGGGGVKITENRSKKPSFFRCTLL from the exons ATGAGACACGCCCAGCCTCTTCCTCACTGCGGACTGAAGTCGGAAACACAAGTTCAACCGCATCTTTTATGTACCGTTAGCCGAATACCATTACTCTGCTACCGAGCCGAAGCAAGGTGGCCAGataccaaaaaatacaaaaaagaacaGGACATGGCGAAAACGTACGACTATCTGTTTAAACTGCTGCTCATCGGGGATAGCGGAGTGGGCAAGACGTGCCTGCTGTTTCGATTCAGCGAGGACGCGTTCAACACCACTTTTATCTCCACTATAG GAATTGACTTCAAAATCAGAACAATAGAGCTTGATGGGAAGAAAATCAAGCTTCAGATCTG GGATACAGCAGGACAGGAGAGGTTTAGAACCATTACCACTGCATATTATAGAGGAGCAATG GGAATTATGCTGGTATATGATATCACAAATGAGAAATCTTTTGACAACATCAAGAACTGGATCAGGAACATTGAGGAG CATGCATCATCAGACGTGGAACGGATGGTACTGGGAAATAAATGTGACATGAATGATAAGAGACAAGTTTCAAAAGAAAGAGGGGAAAAG ttgGCTATTGATTATGGAATAAAGTTCCTGGAAACCAGTGCAAAATCCAGCACAAATGTCGAAGAG GCCTTTGTCACCCTTGCTAGAGACATCATGACCAGACTAAACAGAAAAATG AATGAGAATAACCCTgctggaggtggaggaggagtgaAAATCACAGAGAATCGATCCAAGAAGCCCAGCTTTTTCCGCTGCACTTTGCTCTAA